The proteins below come from a single Xenopus tropicalis strain Nigerian chromosome 9, UCB_Xtro_10.0, whole genome shotgun sequence genomic window:
- the clec19a gene encoding C-type lectin domain family 19 member A codes for MRLCLPTSIQWDVCTVLALIVLNVQAFPQTEIKLSQAFTDISQPFTCPLFWTEYNGNCYRFFPMNKTWAEADFYCSEFSLGRTTAKLVSIHSWDENVFVFDLVNSQVTGVPTDIWIGLSDRRQEGEFEWTDGTPNDYSYWDGNQPDDATNSSPEDEDCVQMWYRYYSALRSWNDNSCNRGFPFVCKIPTPTNM; via the exons ATGAGACTTTGTCTACCAACTTCGATTCAATGGGATGTATGCACAGTCCTTGCATTGATTGTCCTTAATGTTCAGGCATTTCCACAGACAGAGATTAAACTCAGTCAAG CATTCACAGATATAAGCCAACCTTTCACTTGCCCACTGTTTTGGACTGAGTATAATGGCAACTGCTACAGGTTCTTCccaatgaataaaacatgggcaGAAGCAGATTTTTACTGCTCAGAGTTCTCACTTGGCAGGACGACCGCTAAATTAGTTTCTATCCACAG CTGGGATGAAAATGTTTTTGTCTTTGACCTTGTTAATAGCCAAGTAACAGGAGTCCCCACAGATATATGGATAGGATTAAGCGACAGAAGGCAG GAAGGTGAGTTTGAATGGACAGATGGGACACCAAATGATTACAGTTACTGGGATGGAAACCAACCAGATGATGCAACCAACTCCAGCCCTGAAGATGAAGATTGTGTACAGATGTGGTACAGATACTACAGCG CACTGCGCTCCTGGAATGACAACAGCTGCAATCGTGGGTTCCCTTTTGTCTGCAAGATACCCACCCCGACCAACATGTGA